The region ATCCTCTTTAGAGGTTGGACTTGTCACTTTGGGAGAAGATTAAAAGGAAGGGAAGGTACTTTTAAAAGAATGACTATAAACCTAGACTAACTTATGTTTGATAGATTAGTTATCTATAAAAAAAAGAAGTTTTTTAGACTCATCATCTTTAGTTTCAACCCTTATTGATCTGGCATCTTCAAAAGCCTCTTCTAAAATTTGTGTTGCCAGTGGGTTTTCTAATCTTCTTCGAATCACTCTTCTTAAAGGTCTGGCCCCATATTCAGGTTCATAGCCTTCATCAGCAAGAGTTTTAATGGTGGTTTCGTCAACATACAGATCTAACCCTTGGTGCTTGAGAAGCTGCTTTAGTTCTTCAAGTTGAAGTCGCACTATTTTTTCTAAACTTTCTGGTTCTAGTGGGCTGAATCTTATTACTTCATCAATGCGGTTCAAAAACTCTGGTCGAAAATGTTTTGTTAGAGCTTCGTTGATTTTTTGATCTAATTCTTGTGCAAGGGTATTTTTATTTGAATTTTCGCTTTGAACTTGAAGTGAATTATTTAAGATTGCTTTGCTAGCAAGATTGCTGGTCATAACAATAATGGTATTTCTAAAATCTACTGTTCGACCTTGAGAATCGGTTAGTCTTCCATCGTCTAACACCTGTAAAAGGATGTTGAAAACTTCTGGATGAGCTTTTTCTATCTCATCAAGGAGTAAAACTGCATAAGGTCTTTTTCTAATTGCCTCGGTTAATTGCCCACCTTCTTCGTATCCCACGTATCCAGGCGGTGCACCTAAGAGTCTTGAAACAGCATTCCTCTCCATAAATTCACTCATATCAAGTCTCAATAAAGCATCCTCTTCATCAAATAAAGAACTTGCTAGTGATTTGGCAAGCTCAGTTTTCCCAACACCTGTAGGGCCTAGGAAAAGAAATGATCCTATAGGTCTTCTTATGTCTTGCATTCCAGCTCTTGCTCTACGGATTGCTGCTGAGACTGCTTGAACTGCATTTGATTGACCAATAACTTTTTTTTCTAAGTCTTGTTCTAAATTTAAAAGTTTTTGTCTTTCACCTGATAAAACTTTGCTAACAGGAATTCCTGTCCATCTTGAAACAACATCAGCTATGTCTTCTGGGTCAACTTGCTCTATTAGCAAGGAATTTCCATATTCATTATCTTCTTGAATAGAAGCTTCTATTCCTTTTATTCTTTCTTTGATTTGAAAAAGTTGTTCATATTTCAGTCTTTCTACTTCTTCGAAATCACCAGAGATTTCAGCTTCTCTTGTTAAATTTTTTAGTTCTTCAGCTCTTATTTTTAGTTCTTTTAATTCAGCTGTTTTCTCAATCTGATCTTGCCATTTTTGTTTGATCTGAGCTAGCTCGTATAGTAGCAATTCTTTCTGTTCTTCAAGATTATTTATAGTCTCTAGTGTTGTCTCTTTGTTTGCCTTTTGGATTGAAGACTCCAAATGATTGATCTGAGATTCTTTCTCTTCTATGATTTTTGGTTTTGATGCAGATTCGATTTTTACTTGAGCTGAAGCCTCGTCAATTAAATCAATAGCTTTATCAGGTAGGCATCTATCACTTATATATCTATGAGATAAGCGATTTGCTGTACTTAGCGCTTCATCAGTAATAGTAACTCCATGATGAAACTCATAATTTTCTTTAAGTCCTTTTAGAATTTTTAAGCTTAAATCTAAGCTAGGCTCTTTGATTGATACTTGCTGAAATCGTCTATCAAGTGCAAGATCTTTTTCGATCGTACGTCTATAATTATCTGGAGTCGTAGCGCCAATACAGCGTAAGTCCCCACTAGCTAATAACGGTTTTAATAGACTGCCAGCATCGTTATTTGATCTGTCTTTGCTTACAATCGAGTGCAATTCGTCTATAAATAGGATTACTCCTTTTTCGTTATTGCTTATTTCACTTAACAATGATCTGAATCGTTCTTCAAATTGCCCTCTGAACTTAGCTCCAGCTATTAATGCGCCGATATCAAGTGAAATTAGTCTTAAACCTTGAAGAGAATCAGGAAGTTCGTTGGCTACTATTTTTTGAGCTAATAATTCTGCGACTGCTGTTTTACCAACACCTGGAGCACCAATAAGTACGGGATTATTTTTGCCTCTTCGAGATAAAACTTTTGTAATTGCTTTGATTTCCGACTCTCTGCCGATCACAGGGTCTAATTTCCCATTGGCAGCTTCGGCAGTAAGGTCTTTACAGTATAAATCCAATGCACTTGGCGTTTCATTAAGTTTTAAAGGTTCTTCTTTTGATGTGATCTCTTCTTTAATGATTGGAGCAAGTGGCTCGGGGTCAGGATTTTTTAAAGTTTTTTTGGTAGATACAGAAGTTCTTGGAATTTTTTGTGGTCTATTTTCTATTTGTTGAGTGGTAGTTCTTTTTGATTGTTTAAATGATTTAGGTGCTGGTAGTCGTCTCAATTCCGCTTCAAGAATTTCACTAGGGAGACCTGCTTGACAAAAAAGATCTTCTCCTAAGCGATTGTCTCTACCAATTGCGACAAGGATATGAGATATCTCTATTTGATTAGATCCCCATCGAGAGCGAAAATCATCAGCTGTTTCAAGAAGAATTTCTAAATCTTCTCCAATAAATAAGTCTGATTGGTTGTTTATGGGAAGTTCAGCGATAAAATTTTCTAAAAGTTCATTTATTTCTTCATGGTTTACAGGTAAGGAATCGGTATATTTCAAAAATTTTCTATTTCTAAAAAGAACTTGGATAAGATGTTCAACATCTAAATTCTGATGTCGCCACCTTCTGGCTGATTGTTCAGCTATTAGTAAAAGACTCCAAGCTTCATCGCTAAAAGAATCTGGTTCTGTAGTTAGGCTTCCATTCATTTTCGATCAATTTTGATTCAAAGTGGTCATTTGCCTTCTGAATTTTGATTGAGACCTTTTTATCGATATGTGTATTTCTTGTTAAGACAAATTTGATTGATTAGGTCTTGGAAAGCAAGCTAGATTAGCAATTCAGGAACACATAGGAATAATGTAGTTCATAAGATCTAA is a window of Prochlorococcus marinus str. MIT 0917 DNA encoding:
- a CDS encoding ATP-dependent Clp protease ATP-binding subunit — encoded protein: MNGSLTTEPDSFSDEAWSLLLIAEQSARRWRHQNLDVEHLIQVLFRNRKFLKYTDSLPVNHEEINELLENFIAELPINNQSDLFIGEDLEILLETADDFRSRWGSNQIEISHILVAIGRDNRLGEDLFCQAGLPSEILEAELRRLPAPKSFKQSKRTTTQQIENRPQKIPRTSVSTKKTLKNPDPEPLAPIIKEEITSKEEPLKLNETPSALDLYCKDLTAEAANGKLDPVIGRESEIKAITKVLSRRGKNNPVLIGAPGVGKTAVAELLAQKIVANELPDSLQGLRLISLDIGALIAGAKFRGQFEERFRSLLSEISNNEKGVILFIDELHSIVSKDRSNNDAGSLLKPLLASGDLRCIGATTPDNYRRTIEKDLALDRRFQQVSIKEPSLDLSLKILKGLKENYEFHHGVTITDEALSTANRLSHRYISDRCLPDKAIDLIDEASAQVKIESASKPKIIEEKESQINHLESSIQKANKETTLETINNLEEQKELLLYELAQIKQKWQDQIEKTAELKELKIRAEELKNLTREAEISGDFEEVERLKYEQLFQIKERIKGIEASIQEDNEYGNSLLIEQVDPEDIADVVSRWTGIPVSKVLSGERQKLLNLEQDLEKKVIGQSNAVQAVSAAIRRARAGMQDIRRPIGSFLFLGPTGVGKTELAKSLASSLFDEEDALLRLDMSEFMERNAVSRLLGAPPGYVGYEEGGQLTEAIRKRPYAVLLLDEIEKAHPEVFNILLQVLDDGRLTDSQGRTVDFRNTIIVMTSNLASKAILNNSLQVQSENSNKNTLAQELDQKINEALTKHFRPEFLNRIDEVIRFSPLEPESLEKIVRLQLEELKQLLKHQGLDLYVDETTIKTLADEGYEPEYGARPLRRVIRRRLENPLATQILEEAFEDARSIRVETKDDESKKLLFFIDN